The Pantoea cypripedii genomic sequence TTCCCGACATACTGTAATTTCTGGCTGTTGCGCAGGAAACGATAGCTTTGTTTCACTGACCAGACATCATTAAATCGGTGCGTTAACTCTTCGCCAATCGCGCCTTGCGTCTTGCGGAAGCTATCGAAGCTGGGATCGCCAGGGTTCAGGTGGCGTGGCACCTTGATGTTTCCGTTAATGGGGACAGAATTATAATATCCGGCGTCCGGGTCGGTCTGATAATTCCCGTACAGCGTGAAATGCGTGTCGTCGTTGATTTGCCAGGCGAGGCTGGGGGCGATGGAAAAGCGGCGTTCCTTAACAAAATCAGTCTGGCTGCTGGTATTAAAACCGTCCGCTGCGATGCGGTAGAGCACAGTCTGGTCATTATTCAGCGCGCCACCCACATCAACAAAGCCCTGAGCACGGCCATAACTGCCCGTTTGTACGCCGGCCTCATTCAGCTGATTTTTCTGCGGCAACTTGCTGACCATATTCACCACGCCGCCCGGCGATCCCTGGCCATAAAGGACGGAAGCGGGACCGTGTAATACTTCGATACGCTCAAACATATAGGGATCGAAGCTGGTCACGTTATAGCCGAAGCCACCGGACGGGCCGGGGGTATACAGGCCATTCCACAGTTCGTCGATTAAAAAACCTCTGGCATAGAGATATTCCAGGGAATCCGTATTTGCCCCGCGCTGTTCCGACGCGATACCGGAGGTATAACGCAGCGCCTGGGCAACACTCTGGACATTCTGAATCGACATCTGATCGCGTGTGACGACGGAGATGGCCTGGGGTGTTTTAATCAATGGCGTGTCAGTTTTCGTTCCGGCCGTGCTTTGATGAGCAACATAACCGTATACCGGTCCGTTACCGGTTTCTTTATAGTCCTGTGCAGTGACCTCCATGACGTTTTGATCCGCCTTGGGGGTTTGTTGCGGCGTAGCCTGAGCCACCACCGGAAGTAATAAAGTGATTAACAGTGGATATTTCCCTGATGCAGGTGAAATGACGCAGGTAGCCCCATAAATTTCCGAAGATTTCATTTCATCAATTCCGATTCAAATGAAGATGTCGTTATGTTTTTTGCGCATGCAAACAAGAATGAAAATCATTTTTATTTTCATATTGAATCATATCAGATGGGCTGCTAGGGTGTATTGCCAATAAGTTTTGCAAAACAGACATGTTTTGGCGGAATTTGCCGTCAATAAGCGGAGATAGTGTGGAAGAGACATGGCATTACTTTTCGCAGGGACAATATCAGCAGCAGTCTCGTCCGGTGATCGCCAATACCTATGAATACCGGAATGGAGATCGGCAGGCGTGGCATTCTCACGAGCAATTACAGTTTATTTTCACCACCCGTGGCGTACTCAGCGTGATCACCAGCCAGGGTTCCTGGACGCTGGGACCGAATCGCGGATTATTATTGTTACCCCGCACCGGTCATGAACTGTATGCATCCGGTGAAGCCCTGATGCACAGTATTTATATTGAACCCGATGTGTGGCGTCATGAAAGAAAAGAATGCTGTGTTTTGCTGGTTTCTTCCCTGCTGCGTGAACTGGTGCTGGAAATGGTGAAAGAGCGCCGACAGGAAACGTATATTCTCTCCGAAATGATTGTGCCGTTGTTACTCAGGGGTTTACACGAAGCACAGGAACTGCAGCAGGGTTGTTTGCCTCTGCCCGAAGATCGACGACTCCAGAAAATCTGCAAGGCGCTGATGCTGGCACCGTCAAATAATGAGTCGCTGGAAATATGGGGTGATCGCATCGGCAC encodes the following:
- a CDS encoding AraC family transcriptional regulator, with product MEETWHYFSQGQYQQQSRPVIANTYEYRNGDRQAWHSHEQLQFIFTTRGVLSVITSQGSWTLGPNRGLLLLPRTGHELYASGEALMHSIYIEPDVWRHERKECCVLLVSSLLRELVLEMVKERRQETYILSEMIVPLLLRGLHEAQELQQGCLPLPEDRRLQKICKALMLAPSNNESLEIWGDRIGTSDRTLSRLFIKQTGYTFGQWRQQLRLVESMTRLAQGMAVATIATELGYRSSSSFITMFRKAMGETPQNYFKKG